The Gaiellales bacterium DNA window CGCGGCTACCTGGAGCGCGCTGGCGTGAGGGGCAGGGCCGACCTGCGCCTCACGGATGCCGGCGAGGGGTTGGCCGAGCTCGACCCGGGGAAGTGGGACATGGTGTTCCTGGACGGGCTCAAGGGCGACTATCCCCGTCATCTCGAACTCGCGCTGCCGCTGCTCCGTCCCGGCGGCACGGTGGTCGTCGACAACACGCTGCTCAGCGGCACCGTCGCAGCCGGCCGCGGCGACGCCCACTGGACGGACGACGCGGTCGAGACGATGCGCCGGTTCAACGCCGGCCTGCTCGAGCGCGACGACATGGTCGCGGCCCTGCTTCCGGTCGGCGACGGGCTGATGATGGCGGTGAAGCGGTGAGGCGCCTGCTCCTGCTCACAGCGGTCCTGGCCGCCTGGTCATCGACGGCGGCTCGGGCGGACGCGCTGCCGCCGGGAACACACGTGCAGACGTACGTGAGCGGGCTCAACCAGGTCGTCGACATGGCATACGTGCCGCACTCCCGGAAGCTGTTCTTCACCGAGAAGGACACGGGGAAGATCCGTGTTGTCCTGCGCGGGCATCTGCGGAGCCGGGCGTGTGCGAACCTCGACGTCGTCAGCGACGGCGAGCGCGGGGCGCTCGGCCTGGCGCTCGACCCGCACTACCGCGCGAACCATTGGCTCTACGTCTACTTCACCAAGCGGCGGCCACTGGAGAACCGGGTCACGCGGTTCACGGTCGACCACAACCGCTGCACACATCCGCATCCGATCGTCACCGGGCTCAAGACCGCCTCCGGCTATCACAACGGCGGCCAGCTCTTCTTCCTCGGCGGCAAGCTGTTCGTCACCGTCGGCGAGTCGCATGACCCCGGCAATGCGCAGAACCTGCACAACCGACTGGGCAAGATCCTGCGCTACAACCCGGACGGTTCCATCCCGTCGGACAATCCGAGTCTCGGCGGACGGGTGAGCGCCATCTGGTCGTACGGGCACCGCAACGGGTTCGGCCTGACGGCGAAGCCGGGCACGCACCGGCTGTACGAGACCGAGAACGGTCCCAACTGCGACGACGAGCTGAACCTGATCCGCAGGGGCCGCAACTACGGCTGGGGCAACGGCTACGAGTGCGGTACGCGCGGCGTCGGCCCCAATCCCGTGGCACCGCTGCACCGCTGGTCGCCGACGATCGCTCCGACCGACCCGTGGTGGTACACCGGCCGCATCCACCGGATGCGCGGGTCGATCTACATGGGCGACTACAACACCGGCACGCTCCGGCGCATCCGGATCAGCCGCGCCGGCACGTCGGTCCGGAGCGTGCGGTCGATCTACACCGCTCCGAGCGGCATCATCGACGTCTCGAACGGCCCGCACGGCTGGCTGTACTTCGCCACGCAGACGGCGATCTACCGGATCGTCGGCTGACGGCCGCGCGGCGGCGCGGCGATGGGGGCGGCTGGGTTCGAACCAGCGACCAACCCGTTATGAGCGGGCTGCTCTAACCGCTGAGCTACACCCCCGGCGCTCCCATCGTACCGGCAGCATCCGCTCTCATCCTCGTCCAATGGTGGCTGTCCACCGTTCAAACCACCGGGCATCGATTGACGTATCAATGAGCGGACGCCCCGAATGGAGGACCGGTGAGCCATCTGATCAGCGACAGCGCGGAGCACGAGATCCTCGAGGGGCTCTCGGACGCCGACCTCGCCGATCTCGACGACATGTTCGCGATGGCGAGCTTCCGCAAGGGTGAGCTGATCTACTCGCCGTTCGACCGTGGCGACGCGATGTTCCTGATCGAGGGCGGACGGGTGCGGCTCTTCCGCAGCGCCAGCGACGGCCGGCAGGTGACGCTCGCGATGCTGGACCCCGGCTCGGCGTTCGGGCAGGTCTCGGCGCTCGACCAGCCCACCCACGACGCGTATGCCGAGGCCATGTCGGACACCGTGGTGCGGATCCTGCGGGCCTCGGACATCGAGCGGGCGATCGCCGGCCACCCGCGCATGGCGCTCAATCTCATCCACTCGCTGTCGGCGCGCCTGCGCGCGGCAGAGGACCAGGTCGAGGCGCTCGCCTTCCGCCCGGTGCCCGCCCGGCTCGCCGGAAAGCTGCTCGAGCTGATGGACCGCTACGGACGTGTCACGCCGAACGGGATCCGCATCGACGAACGGTTCACGCACATGCAGCTCGCGGAGATGATCGGCACGAGCCGCGAGACGCTGACCAAGGTGCTGAACGAGCTGCGCGAGGCCGGGATGGTGGACGTCCGCGACCGGCTGATCTGGGTACTCGACGCGGACGCGCTCGAGAGCCAGATCGCGCACTGACGCCGGCCCCCTGGGCTGCCCACGCCCGCCGCTGCACTACAATCCGTGGCCAGGAACGCACGGACTGAAGGGGCGACCAGTGGCTGAAACCGGAACAATGCGCGTCAAGAGCGGCCTCGCCGAGATGCTCAAGGGCGGCGTGATCATGGACGTGACCAACGCCGAGCAGGCGCGCATCGCCGAGGACGCCGGTGCGTGCGCCGTGATGGCGCTGGAGCGGGTGCCCGCCGACATCCGGCGCGACGGCGGCGTCGCCCGCATGGCGGATCCGACCAAGATCCGCGAGATCCAGGAGTCGGTCACGATCCCCGTGATGGCCAAGGCCCGCATCGGCCACTTCGTCGAGGCGCAGATCCTCGAGGCGCTGGAGGTCGACTACATCGACGAGTCCGAGGTGCTGACCCCCGCGGACGAGAGCCACCACATCGACAAGTGGGGCTTCAAGGTCCCGTTCGTGTGCGGCGCGACCAACCTCGGCGAGGCGCTGCGGCGCATCTCCGAGGGCGCTGCGATGATCCGATCGAAGGGCGAGGCGGGCACCGGCAACGTGGTCGAGGCGGTGCGGCATATGCGCTCGATCCTCGGCGAGATTCGCAGGCTGCAATCGATGGACGAGAGCGAGCTCTATGCCGCGGCGAAGGAGCATCGCGCGCCGTATGACCTCGTCCGGTACTGCGCCGAGAACGGCGGTCTGCCCGTCGTCACCTTCACGGCCGGCGGCCTGGCGACGCCCGCGGATGCAGCCATGATGATGCAGATGGGCGCCGACGGCGTGTTCGTCGGCTCCGGCATCTTCAAGAGCGGCGACCCCGCGCAGCGCGCGGCGGCGATCGTCAAGGCGGTCACCCACT harbors:
- a CDS encoding O-methyltransferase, with product MIVADAVTAYLNASRRPPDPVLAEMEEHGERDGIPIVVPSTGAFLAALTAAAGARRVVEVGTAIGVSTLHIARSLPEDGLIVSFEVDQARHTAARGYLERAGVRGRADLRLTDAGEGLAELDPGKWDMVFLDGLKGDYPRHLELALPLLRPGGTVVVDNTLLSGTVAAGRGDAHWTDDAVETMRRFNAGLLERDDMVAALLPVGDGLMMAVKR
- a CDS encoding PQQ-dependent sugar dehydrogenase is translated as MRRLLLLTAVLAAWSSTAARADALPPGTHVQTYVSGLNQVVDMAYVPHSRKLFFTEKDTGKIRVVLRGHLRSRACANLDVVSDGERGALGLALDPHYRANHWLYVYFTKRRPLENRVTRFTVDHNRCTHPHPIVTGLKTASGYHNGGQLFFLGGKLFVTVGESHDPGNAQNLHNRLGKILRYNPDGSIPSDNPSLGGRVSAIWSYGHRNGFGLTAKPGTHRLYETENGPNCDDELNLIRRGRNYGWGNGYECGTRGVGPNPVAPLHRWSPTIAPTDPWWYTGRIHRMRGSIYMGDYNTGTLRRIRISRAGTSVRSVRSIYTAPSGIIDVSNGPHGWLYFATQTAIYRIVG
- a CDS encoding Crp/Fnr family transcriptional regulator; amino-acid sequence: MSHLISDSAEHEILEGLSDADLADLDDMFAMASFRKGELIYSPFDRGDAMFLIEGGRVRLFRSASDGRQVTLAMLDPGSAFGQVSALDQPTHDAYAEAMSDTVVRILRASDIERAIAGHPRMALNLIHSLSARLRAAEDQVEALAFRPVPARLAGKLLELMDRYGRVTPNGIRIDERFTHMQLAEMIGTSRETLTKVLNELREAGMVDVRDRLIWVLDADALESQIAH
- the pdxS gene encoding pyridoxal 5'-phosphate synthase lyase subunit PdxS, which codes for MRVKSGLAEMLKGGVIMDVTNAEQARIAEDAGACAVMALERVPADIRRDGGVARMADPTKIREIQESVTIPVMAKARIGHFVEAQILEALEVDYIDESEVLTPADESHHIDKWGFKVPFVCGATNLGEALRRISEGAAMIRSKGEAGTGNVVEAVRHMRSILGEIRRLQSMDESELYAAAKEHRAPYDLVRYCAENGGLPVVTFTAGGLATPADAAMMMQMGADGVFVGSGIFKSGDPAQRAAAIVKAVTHYNDPVVLAEVSTGLGEPMVGIEMSSLGEDGLLQTRGW